From Micromonospora echinospora:
CACCAGTGAGGTGTCCGACTCGGCCGGCGTCGTCTCCGCCTCGGTCGGCCCCAGGTCTCCCGCTGTACGCGCCTCGCTCACCCGCTACCCCCAGCCGTGGCGCCGCGGCCGGTCGGCCGCGCATGGTCAATCAGCGACTCTAACGGCTGCGACCCGGTCCGGGATTCCACGGGGTGACGACCGGAACATGTCGCCGACCCCGGAGCGGCTCGCCGGGACGGCGCTGTCGGGGGACGCTCGTAGACTGCGCGGATGGTCTCCCCCACCGACGAGCGGACCAACGCCCCCCAGACCGACGACGCGCTGCGGGTGCTGCGGCGGGTCTTCGGGTACGACGCCTTCCGCGGCTTCCAGCAGGAGGTCGTCGAGCACGTGGTGGGCGGCGGCGACGCGCTGGTGCTCATGCCCACCGGTGGCGGCAAGTCGCTGTGCTACCAGATCCCGGCGCTGGTGCGCGACGGCGTGGCGGTGGTCGTGTCCCCGCTGATCGCGCTCATGCAGGACCAGGTCGACGCGCTCACCGCCGTCGGCGTACGGGCCGGGTTCCTCAACTCGACGCAGGACCCGGCGCAGCGGCGCCGGGTCGAGGCGGCCTACCTCGCCGGCGAGCTGGACCTGCTCTACCTCGCCCCGGAAGGGCTCGCCGTGCGCTCCACGCTCGGCCTGCTGGAACGCGGCCGGATCGCCCTGTTCGCGATCGACGAGGCGCACTGCGTCTCGCAGTGGGGGCACGACTTCCGGCCCGACTACCTCAACCTGTCGATGCTGCACGAGCGCTGGCCGGACGTGCCGCGGATCGCGCTGACCGCCACCGCGACCCAGGCGACCCGCACCGAGATCGCCACCCGGCTGCGGCTCACCGAGGCCCGGCACTTCGTGGCCAGCTTCGACCGGCCCAACATCCAGTACCGCATCGTGCCCAAGCGGGAGCCGCGCAAGCAGCTGCTGAGCCTGCTGCGCGACGAGCACCCGGGCGACGCCGGCATCGTCTACTGCCTGTCCCGGGCCTCGGTGGAGAAGACCGCCGAGTTCCTGGTCGCCAACGGCATCCCCGCGCTGCCCTACCACGCCGGGCTGGACGCCACGACCCGCGCCACCAACCAGCAGCGCTTCCTGCGCGAGGACGGGCTGGTCATGGTCGCCACGATCGCGTTCGGCATGGGCATCGACAAGCCCGACGTGCGCTTCGTCGCCCACCTCGATCTGCCGAAGTCGGTGGAGGGCTACTACCAGGAGACCGGGCGCGCCGGGCGCGACGGGCTGCCGTCCACGGCCTGGCTGGCGTACGGGCTGCAGGACGTGGTGCAGCAGCGCAAGATGATCGAGACGTCGGAGGGCGACCTGGCGCACCGGCGCAACCTCGCCGCCCGCCTGGACGCGATGCTGGCGCTCTGCGAGACGGTCCGCTGCCGCCGCGCCCAACTGCTCGAATACTTCGGCGAGACCGGAGTGGCCGCCTGCGGCAACTGCGACACCTGCCTCGACGCGCCGGAGTCCTGGGACGGCACCGTCGCCGCGCAGAAGCTGCTCTCCACCGTCTACCGGCTCGACCGCGAACGCAACCAGCGCTTCGGCGCCGGGCACAGCATCGACATCCTGCTCGGCAAGCACACCGACAAGATCGACCAGTACGGCCACGATGCGCTGAGCACCTTCGGCATCGGCTCCGAGCTGCGCGAGGCCGAGTGGCGTGGCGTGGTGCGGCAACTGCTGGCCGAAGGTCTGCTCGCCGTCGAGGGCGACTACGGCACGCTGGCGCTGACCGAGGCGAGCGCGGACGTGCTCGGCCGCCGCCGTACCGTCACGCTGCGCAAGGAGCCCGAGCGTCCGGCGGCCGGCCGCTCCGCCAAGCCCCGGGGCGCGGCCACAGTCGTCGCCGACCTCTCCCCCGCCGCCGCGCCGGTATTCGAGCGGCTCCGTGTGTGGCGCGCGGCCACCGCCAAGGAGCAGGGCGTCCCCGCTTACGTCATCTTCCACGACGCGACCCTGCGGCAGATCGCCGCCGAGCCACCGGCCTCACTGGCCGAACTGTCCCGGGTCAACGGGGTGGGCGAGAACAAGCTCGCCAAGTACGGCGAGGCGATCCTGGCCGTCCTCGCCGAGTCCTGACGTACGCGCGAAAGGGCCCGACCCCGTGGTGGGGTCGGGCCCTTTCGCGTGCTGTGGCCTCGCTGTTGGCTGCGTGTGTTCTTGCTCTGCAGCCATTGGTGCGGTGGTGTTGGTCTTAGCTGGTGCTGTAGCCGCGGGTGGCGATCCAGTCGGCGAGGTTGTCGATGCTCATGCGGTAGGTGGCGGTGTTCGGGTCGGCGCTGTCGGCGATGGTGACGGTGCGGCCGTCGTCGCGGTAGCCGATGACGCTGATGTAGTGGCCGCCTTCGAAGGAGTGGGTGTTGCCGTCGGTGTCGGTGGCGGTGCCGGCGATGTTGGCGACCACGGCCCGGCCGGCGTCGACGGTCTTCACCACGTCAGCGCGCAGGGTGTCGGTCTGCTTGTCGTCGGCCTTGGGGGTGCTGATCTCGACCGACTTGTAAGCATCCTTGGCGCCGGTCTCCTTGTTCAGCACGGGGGTGATGTCGTTGATGGAGTTGGTGCCGGACTCGGTGGTGCCCATCTCCTTGGCCATGGCGTGCACGTCGATGTTCTTGCCCTGCACGCTCAGCGCGTTGCGGGCGGCGGCGGGGCCGCAGAAGTAGAAGTTGGGCTGCGCCTCGTAGCGCACGTCCAACTCGCGCTCGCCGTGGCCGCTCTTACGGTCGGCCACCACGGCGGTGGTGCCGGTGGTGGGGGCGGCGTGGGCGGCGATGGCGGGGCCGGCGATGCCACCGGCGGTCGCGGCGATGCCGGCGGCGGTCAGGACGGTCTTGCGCAGCAGAGTGGTAGCCATGGTGGTTGCCTTCCTGAAGTGGGGGATGACGCGGCACAAGGGGGTATGCCGCGAAAGGGGGAAAGTTTGGGGGGGTGCCCGTGGGGAGAGGGCTGGCACGCGGGCGGCTCGGGGGCCTGCTCGGCGCGGCTCTGGGGGTGTAACGACCTGCGGGCGGGGCTCATTCCCGCCGGGCGTGGCTCCCGGCCGGGTTGACCGGGGGCGTGGCCTGGGGGATGTAACGACGACCGGGCCGGGGTCATTCCCGGGGGACGGCGGCGTGCCCGTGGCTCGGGGGGTGTAACGACGTCCGGGCCGGGCCGATTCCCTCACCTGCCGCAGGGTGCTCGGCGGGCCGGTGTTCGGCGGCTGGTCCCGGTGCCCGGGCGGTCAGCCATGTACAACGCCCCGCACCCGCCGCCGATTCCACCCTCCCGGTGGCACCGACCACACCCCCGCCAAGCCCAGCCCAGCGAACCGGACACCGCTCACCACACCCCCGCCAAGCCCACGCCGCGAACCGGACACGGCTCACCACACCACCCGCCCTCGGCTGCGATGCCCCGCCCGGGTGCGCATGGAACCCTCGAAACGCACAGCCTCGAACCCCACGCCGTCACAGCTCCACCGCGGCCGCATGCGCGATCTTGCACTTTGGTGCCTGGCAAACCTCGCAAACCCGGCATCCCTGGGGCGCTAACTGCAAGATCGCGTGGGCGTGGGCCGTAACCCCGTGACAAGCACTCGCGTCCAGGACTGGGCTGTGGTTTCGCGGCCACCGGCACAAGCCCTGAGCGGTGAGCGAGATCTTGGTAGCGAATGGCCCTATGGGGGGCGCTTCCGTACCAAGATCTGCCCCGCCTCTCAGAACGTGCGACAAAGTTCGCGCCAGCTGGGAAGCCCGCCGTCAGTGGAACGTCATGGGTGTCAAACGGGGGCGGAGACACCCATGGGGTTCCACTCGGGCGTTGGCGGTGACGTGCCGGCAAACCGGACAGGGAGCGCAGCCGGGCAGCGGACGTCAGGAAGGGGTCGTGGCGTCGGCCGGGGAGCCGTCCAGCGCGGCCAGGATCGCCTCCGCCGTACGCCTGCCGACGCCGGGGACCTCGGTGATCTCCTCCACGGTGGCGGTGGAGAGCCGCTTCAACGAGCCGAAGTGCCGCAGCAGCGCCTTGCGGCGTACCTCGCCGAGGCCGGGCACGTTGTCCAGCGCCGACTCGGTCATCCGCTTGGAGCGGCGCTGCCGGTGGAACGTGATGGCGAAGCGGTGCGCCTCGTCGCGTACGCGTTGCAGCAGGTAGAGCGCCTCGGACGTACGGGGCAGGATCACCGGGAACTCGTCGTCGGGCAGCCAGACCTCTTCCAGCCGCTTGGCCAGCCCGCACAGCGCCACGTCGTCGATGCCCAGCTCGGCGAGCGCCTTCGCGGCGGCGGCGACCTGGGGCGGGCCGCCGTCGACCACCACGAGCTGCGGCGGGTACGCGAACTTGCGCGGCCGCCCGGTGGTCGGGTCGATGCCGGGTCGGTCGGGGTCGGAGGCGGTCTCCTCGCCCAGCTCACCGGTCTCGGCGCGCGCGTCGAGGTAGCGGGCGAAGCGCCGCCGCAGCACCTCGGACATGGCCGACAGGTCGTCGGTGGCGCCGCGCACGATGAACCGGCGGTATTCGCTCTTGCGGGGCAGCCCGTCCTCGAACACGACCATGCTGGCGACCACGTCGGTGCCCTGGATCTGGGAGACGTCGAAGCACTCGATGCGCAGCGGCGAGGTGTTCATGGCCAAGGCGTCGGCGATCTCGTCCAGCGCCTGGCTGCGCGTGGTCAGGTCACCTGCCCGCTTGAGCTTGTGCCGGGCCAGCGCGTCCTTGGCGTTGCGCTCGACCGTCTCCAGCAGCGACCGCTTGTCGCCGCGCTGGGGCACCCGCAGCGACACCCGGCTGCCCCTGCGGGTGGAGAGCCAGTCCGCGAGCGCATCGGCGTCGCCCGGCAGCTCGGGGACGAGCAGCTCACGTGGCACGTCGGCCTCGCCCTGCTCGCCGCCGTACACCTGGGTGCAGAAGTGGTGCACGAGGTCGCCGGTGCTCAGCTCCTCGGTCTTCTCCACCACCCAGCCGCGCTGGCCGCGCACCCGGCCGGCGCGTACGTGGAACACCTGCACGGCGGCTTCGAGCGGGTCGTCGGCGAAGGCGACCACGTCGGCGTCGGTGCCGTCGCCGAGCACCACCGTCTGCTTCTCCATCGCCCGACGCAGCGCCGCGACGTCGTCGCGCAGCCGGGCGGCCCGCTCGAACTCCAGCTGCTCGCTGGCGTCGAGCATCTCCTTCTCCAGCCGGCGGACCATGGTGTCGGTGCGGCCGGCCATGAAGTCGCAGAAGCCGTCGACGATCTCGCGGTGCTGCTCGGCGGTGACGCTGCCGACGCACGGCGCGGAGCACTTGCCGATGTAACCGAGCAGGCAGGGCCGCCCGACCTGCCCGGCCCGCTTGAACACCCCGGAGGAGCAGGTCCGCGCCGGGAACACCCGCAGCAGCAGGTCGAGCGTCTCGCGGATCGCCCAGGCATGGGAGTACGGCCCGAAGTAGCGCACCCCCTTGCGCTTGACGCCGCGCATCACCTGAAACCGGGGGTATTCCTCGTCGAGCGTGACCGCGAGATAGGGGTACGACTTGTCGTCGCGGTAGCGGACGTTGAACCTGGGGTCGTACTGCTTGATCCAGGTGTATTCCTGCTGGAGCGCCTCGACCTCGGTGGCGACGGTGATCCAGTCGACCGACTCGGCGGTGAAGACCATCTGCCGGGTGCGCTGGTGCAGGCCGACCGGGTCGGCGAAGTAGGAGTTGAGCCGGCTGCGCAGGTTGCGCGCCTTGCCGACGTAGATCACCCGGCCGGTGCCGTCGCGGAAGCGGTAGACCCCTGGCGACTCCGGGATGGTGCCGGGCGCGGGACGGTAGGTCGAGGGGTCAGCCACGCTCTCAAGCCTAGTCCGCACCCCTGACACCCGGCCGCCGCCGCGCCCCCGGGTGACCGGGGGCGCGGCGGGGGTCAGGCCAGGCGGATCTGGTCGCCGTCGACAGTGATCTCCTTGGCCGCGAGCGGCTTGGTGGCCGGACCGCCCTTCACCGAGCCGTCGGTGATGGAGAACCGGCTGTTGTGGCAGGTGCAGTTGATCGTGCCGCCGTCGACGTTCGACACCGGGCAGCGCTGGTGCGTGCAGATCGGGTCGAACGCCTTGAACTGGCCGGCCTCGGGCTGGGTGATCACCACGCCCTGGCTGGCGAAGACCGCGCCGCCGCCGACCGGGATGTCCGAGGTGCGGGCCACGGCGTTGCTGCCGGCCCGGTCACCGCCACCGGCGTCACCGGTGGCGGTGGCGCCGGGCGGGCCACCGCTGGTCGGGGCGAGCCCGGGCGACGCGTCGTCGTCGCTGCCGCAGCCCGCGAGCACCACGGCCGCGCCGACCGCACCGGCGCCGGCCAGCAGGGTACGGCGGCTCTGGGTGACCGGTCGGGTCAACGCCTGGTCATCACTCATATCCGGCCTTTCTCTCGACTTACTGCGGAACACGCACCAGCGTGGGACACGGTTCATACTGGCGCGTCAACGAACCGGGCACCGCGGTGGAGGACGTCGGTCAGCGCGCCCCGGCCGGCACCTTGCGGGCGGCCCGCGGCTTGGCGCCGCCGTTGGCCTTGGCCGCCCGGGTGGTGGCCGCCTTGGCGCCCTTGGCCTGGCCGTCGAGCTTGAGGATCGGCCGCAGGAACTGCCCGGTGTGGCTCTCCGGCACCTCGGCGACCTCCTCCGGCGTGCCGGTGGCGATGACGGTGCCGCCCCGGTGCCCGCCCTCGGGACCCATGTCGATGAGCCAGTCGGCCGTCTTGATCACGTCGAGGTTGTGCTCGATGGTGATGACCGTGTTGCCCTTGTCGACCAGGCCCTCCAGCACCATCAGCAGCTTGCGGATGTCCTCGAAGTGCAGGCCGGTGGTCGGCTCGTCGAGCACGTAGACGGTGCGGCCGGTGGAGCGCTTCTGCAGCTCCGAGGCGAGCTTGACGCGCTGCGCCTCACCGCCGGACAGCGTCGGCGCGGGCTGGCCGAGGCGCACGTAGCCGAGGCCGACGTCGACGAGCGTCCTGAGGTGCCGGTGGATGGCCGGGATGGCGGAGAAGAACTCGGCCGCCTCCTCGATCGGCATGTCCAGCACCTCGGCGACCGTCTTGCCCTTGTAGTGCACTTCCAGCGTCTCGCGGTTGTAGCGCGCGCCCTTGCACACCTCGCAGGGGACGTAGACGTCCGGCAGGAAGTTCATCTCGATCTTGATGGTGCCGTCGCCGGAGCACGCCTCGCAGCGCCCGCCCTTGACGTTGAACGAGAACCGGCCCGGGCCGTACCCCCGCACCTTGGCCTCGGTGGTCTCGGCGAAGAGCTTGCGGATGTGGTCCCAGACCCCGGTGTAGGTGGCCGGGTTGGAGCGCGGGGTACGCCCGATCGGCGACTGGTCCACGCCGACGACCTTGTCCACGTTCTCCAGGCCGGTGACCCGGGTGTGCCGGCCGGGCACCAGCCGGGCGCCGTTGATCTGGTTGGCCAGCACGGCGTAGAGGATGTCGTTCACGAGCGTCGACTTGCCCGAGCCGCTGACCCCGGTGACCGCGATGAGCTGGCCGAGCGGGAAGCTCACGGTGAGGTCGCGCAGGTTGTGCTCGCGCGCGCCGTGCACCACCAGCTCGCGCCCCGGCGTCTGCGCGCGGCGGTCGGCGGGCGTCGGGATGGACTTGCGCCCGGACAGGTACGCCCCGGTGACCGACTCGGCGTTGTCCAGCAGCGCCGGCACCGAACCGCTGTGCACGATCTCGCCGCCGTGCTCGCCGGCGCCCGGGCCGATGTCGACGATCCAGTCGGCCACCCGGATGGTGTCCTCGTCGTGCTCGACCACGATCAGCGTGTTGCCGAGCCCGCGCAGCCGCAGCAGCGTCTCGATGAGGCGGTGGTTGTCCCGCTGGTGCAGGCCGATGGACGGCTCGTCGAGCACGTAGAGCACGCCGACCAGGCCGGAGCCGATCTGGGTGGCGAGCCGGATGCGCTGCGCCTCGCCGCCGGAGAGCGTGCCGGCGGGCCGGTCCAGGGAGAGGTAGTCCAGCCCGACGTCGAGCAGGAACTTCAGCCGGGCGTTGATCTCCTTGAGCACCCGCTCGGCGATCATCTTCTGCCGGTCGGTCAGCTCGATGCCGGCCAGCAGGTCGGCCGCCTCGCCGACGGAGAGGTTGCAGACCTCGGCGATGCTCTTGCCGGCCAGCGTGACCGCGAGCACCTCCGGCTTGAGCCGGGCGCCGCCGCAGGCCGCGCAGGGCACGTCCCGCATGTAGCCCTCGTACTTGTCGCGGGACCACTCCGACTCGGTGTCGGTGTGCCGGCGCTCGATCCACTGCACCACGCCCTCGAAGCCGGTGTAGTAGGAGCGCTCGCGGCCGTACTTGTTGCGGTAGCGCACGTGCACCTGGTCGTCGGAGCCGTGCAGGATCGTCTTCTGCGCCCGCGACGGCAGCGCCCGCCACGGCGTGTCGATGTCGAAGTGCTCGGCCTCGCCCAGCGCCTCCAGCAGCCGCAGGAAGTATTCGAGGTTGTGCCCGGTGGCCCACGGCTGGAGCGCGCCCTCGCGCAGCGTGCGCTCCGGGTCGGGGATGACCAGCTCGGGGTCGACCTCCTTCTTCGTGCCCAGGCCGGTGCACTCCGGGCAGGCGCCGTAGGGGGCGTTGAAGGAGAAGACCCGGGGTTCCAGGTCCTCGATGGCGAGGGGGTGGTCGTTCGGGCAGGCCAGGTGCTCGGAGTAGCGGCGCTCGCGGGCCGGGTCGTCCTCCGGCAGGTCGACGAAGTCGAGCAGCACCAGGCCGCCGGAGAGCCCGAGCGCGGCCTCGACCGAGTCGGTCAGCCGCTGCTTGGCGCTCGGCTTGACGCTGAGCCGGTCGATCACCACCTCGATGGTGTGCTTCTCCTGCTTCTTGAGCTTCGGCGGCTCGGTCAGCGGGTGCACCACGCCGTCGACCCGGGCCCGGGCATAGCCCTTGGCCTGCAGCTCGGCGAACAGGTCGACGTACTCGCCCTTGCGGCCGCGCACCACCGGCGCGAGCACCATGAACCGGGTGCCCTCGGCCATGGCCAGGAGGCGGTCGACGATCTGCTGCGGGCTCTGCTTGGAGATCCGCTCGCCGCAGATCGGGCAGTGCGGCTCGCCGATGCGGGCGAACAGCAGACGGAGGTAGTCGTAGACCTCGGTGATGGTGCCGACGGTGGAGCGCGGGTTGCGCGAGGTGGACTTCTGGTCGATGGAGACGGCGGGGCTGAGGCCCTCGATGAAGTCGACGTCGGGCTTGTCCATCTGGCCGAGGAACTGCCGGGCGTACGACGACAGCGACTCGACGTAGCGGCGCTGCCCCTCGGCGAAGATGGTGTCGAACGCCAGGCTCGACTTGCCCGAACCGGAGAGCCCGGTGAAGACGATCAGGGCGTCCCGGGGCAGGTCGAGACTGACGTCACGCAGGTTGTGCTCGCGCGCGCCACGGATGATCAGTCGGTCGGCCACGGTGCGTGTGCTCCCGGAAGAAGGGTATGAGGCGGATCTGTGCACCAGACGCCGGGTCTGGGTGTTTTTCACAGGTTGTCGGGGCGCAGAAAAGACGCCTCGGCAACTCTAGCCCCGACGTGTGACAACTTCCGTCGCGCGAACATTCCCCCAGCTCAGGCCGGTCGGGCGGGAACCACGCAGGTCCACCCGACCGGCCCGGGCGGCGGGCTCAGAATGCCCCGGGAGCCGGGGGCGTCGCCGGACGCCCGGTGCGTCGCCGCCCGCCACGCCAGCCGCGCCGCCGTTCGGCCGCCAGCCGGGCCGCGCGCCGGCCGCCCTCGTACTCGATCTCGCGCTGCAGCCGGCGCCAGCTCTCCCAGCGGCGCACCGGCAGCGCGCCGTCCTCCAGCGCGTCCCGCACCGCGCAGCCCGGCTCGGCGTCGTGGGCGCAGTCGCCGTACCGGCAGCCGGCGGCCAGCTCGGCGATGTCGGCGAAGGCGCGGTCCAGACCGGCGGCGCCGTCGAGCAGGCCGACCGCCCGTACGCCGGGGGTGTCCAGCACCGCTCCCCCGCCCGGCAGCGGCACCAGCGACCGCCAGGTGGTGGTGTGCCGGCCCTTGCCGTCGACCCGGCGGATCGCCTGGGTCCGCATCACGTCCGCCCCGGCCAGCGCGTTGACCAGGCTCGACTTGCCGGCGCCGGAGGGGCCGAGCAGGCCGAGCGTGCGCCCCGGGCCGACGAACCGGCGCAGCGGCGCCAGCCCGGCGCCCCGCTCGGCGCTGACCGGCAGCACCGGCACGCCCGGCGCGAGGTCGGCCAGCTGCCGGGCCACCGCCGCCGGGTCCGCGGCCAGGTCGGCCTTGGTGAGTACGACGAGCGGCTCCGCGCCGGATTCGTGCACCAGGGAGAGCAGCCGCTCGATCCGCGCGGCGTCCGGCTCCGGGTGCACCGGTTCGACCACCGCGGCGGCGTCGAGGTTGGCGGCCAGCACCTGGCCGCTGGCGTCCTTGCCGGCGGTACGCCGCACCAGCGCGGTACGCCGGGGCAGCACCGCCTCCACGGTGACCGGGCCGTCCGGCCAGGTGGACAGCAGCACCCAGTCGCCCGCGCAGGGCAGCGCGGTCAGGTCACGGGCGGCAGCGGCGAGCACGCCGCCGCCGAGGCTGGCCCGTACCGGCCCCTGCGGGCTCAGCACGGTGCAGACGCCCCGGTCCACCCGGGCGACCCGCCCGGGACGGTGGCCGGCACGCCGGTCGAGGTGGGCCGCCCAGCCGGCGTCCCAGCCGAGGGCGGTCAGATCGAGAGTCATGGTGTCCTCATCGGTGTCGAGGGGGTGCATGGCGGAACACACGCGCTGCGACCGGCATTCGCACCACCTCCCCTCCGACTCCGGTGCCGCGTTGGCGACGACGCGGACCGGGCGGCCCGAGGTCGTCGGCCCCGACGGTAGGTGGCGCGCCGACGCGCCGAAAGCGATTTCCCCGGCGGCGCGGCCCGCCCGGGCCCGCTAGGGTCGAACCGTGAGAACGAGATGACCGCCGACCCCCTGCTGCTGACCGGCCCGCTGGCCGAGGCGAACGACCGGCTCCTGCGTACCGTCTCCGGCCTGACCGCCGCGGACGTCGCGGCGCCCTCACTGCTGCCGGGCTGGTCCCGGGCGCACGTGCTCACCCACCTGGCCCGCAACGCCGACGGCTTCGTCAACCTGCTCACCTCGGCGCGCACCGGCGAGGACATCCCGATGTACGCCTCGACGCAGGCCCGCGCCGCCGACATCGACGCCGGCGCCGAGCGCGGTCCGGCCGACCTGCTCGACGACGTACGCCGTAGCGGTCAGCGCTTCGACGCGGCGGTCGCGGCGATGCCCGTCGACGCCTGGGGCGCCACCGTGCAGACCCGGCGCGGCCCCTGGCCGGCGGCGATGCTGGTCTGGGGCCGGCTGCGCGAGGTCGAGGTCCACCACGTCGACCTGGCGGCCGGTTACCGGCCGGCGGACTGGCCGGAGGCGTTCGCCCAGCGGCTGCTGCACGAGGTGGTGACCGGGCTGTCCGGCAATCCGGCCGCGCCGGCCATGGTGCTGCGCTTCGACGGCGCGGCCTCCGAACTCGTCGTGGGCGACCCCGAGGGGGCGCCCACGGTCACCGGCCCCGCGCCGGAACTCGCCGCCTGGCTGACCGGCCGGGGCGCGGGCGAGCTGCTCACCGTCGACCCCGACGGCCCTCTGCCCAACCCACCGGAATGGATCTGAGCATCGTCATGACCTACACCGGAGACGTCACGCCCGGCGGGCCGCCGGCCGTGCGCGAGCTCGACCGGCTCACCGTCAGCAAGCTGTCGGTGGGCCCGATGGACAACAACGCCTACCTGCTGCGCTGCCAGGCCACCGGCGAGCAGGTGCTGATCGACGCGGCGAACGAGGCGCCACGACTGCTGGAGCTGGTCGGCGACGGCGGGCTGTCCGCCGTGGTGACCACGCACCGGCACATGGACCACTGGGTCGCGCTGGAGGAGGTGGTGGCCAAGACCGGTGCGCGCGCGCTCGTGCACGCCGACGACGCGGAGGGCCTGCCCATCGAGGCCGAGCGGCTCAGCGAGGGCGACACCGTGACGGTGGGCGACTGCGCGCTGGAGGTCATCCACCTGCGCGGGCACACGCCGGGCTCGATCGCGCTGCTCTACCGCGACCCGGCCGGCACCCCGCACCTGTTCACCGGGGACTCCCTCTTCCCGGGCGGGGTCGGGAACACCGAACAGGACCCGGAGCGCTTCGGCCGGCTCATCGACGACGTCGAGGCCAAGCTCTTCGACCGCCTGCCCGACGACACCTGGTTCTACCCGGGGCACGGCAAGGACAGCACCATCGGCGCCGAGCGGCCCGCGGTGCCGCAGTGGCGCGCCCGCGGCTGGTGAGCACGACCGGCCCGGCCTCCCCCGTGGCGGCCGGGCCGGTCGCGGTCAGCCGGTGACCGTGACCGGCCGCAGCCGGCGCCGGGTGGCGAGCAGCACCGGCCCGGCGAGCAGCAGCCCGACCGCCATGGTCAGCACCGTGGGGTTCAGCGCGCCGGGAAGCAGCCCGGTCAGCGCCCGCGCGGTGAGCCCGAGCGCCACGTAGAGCCCGGCCCAGGCGGTCGCCCCGGCCGCCGCGCAGGCCAGAAACCGCCGGTACGACATCCGCAGCCCGCCGGCGGCCAGCGGCAGCAGCGCGTTGAACACCGGCAGGAACGGCGCCACCAGCACGATCCGTCCGCCACCGCGGTGCAGCAGCGTCTCGGCGGCGGTCCACCGGGACTCGCCGATCCAGCCGCCCACCCGGCTGTCCCGCAGCTGCCCGCCCCAGCGCCGTCCGGCGAAGAAGCTCAGCGACCAGCCGGCCAGGCAGCCGGCGACCACCGCCGCGACGGTCAGCGCCCCGCCGGCCGGGCGACCGGCGCCGACCGCGGCGAGCACCGCGGCGTCGCCGGGCACCAGCACCCCGATCAGGGGTACGGCGTCGGCGAGCATCACGATGCCCAACAGCCCCATCAGGAGGGTGGTGGGCAGCTCGCCGGCGGCGGCCACGAGATCGTTCATGAGCTGCACGCTATGGCCCGCCGGTCACCTGACACATCGGGCATGATCCCCCAGTGGCCCCCGACACCCGACCCGGAGATCCCTGAGGGTCATCGGGGGCGCAGCACCTGCACCCGGCGTACCGGGGAGTCGACGGAGGGCTCGGTGGTCGGCACCGGGTAGCTGGCCACCAGCTCCAGCCCGTCCGGCGGCAGGTGGCCCCGGTCCGGGTCGCCGACCAGCACCTCGACGCCGTGGTCGGCGCAGCGCCGCAGGTAGGGCAGGACCCGCGCGGCCAGTCCGGCGTCGTAGAGCGCGTCCCCGGCGACCAGCAGGTCGGCGTCGGCTACGCCGTCGAGCAGGTCGTCGCTGTCGGCGGCGACCCGGACCCGGTTGGCGCGGGCGTTCACAGTGACGGCCGCCACCGCGTACGGGTCGATGTCGTTGGCGACCACCTCGTCCGCGCCGGCGAGCGCGGCGGCGATGGCGACCAGCCCTGATCCGGCGGCCAGGTCGAGCACCCGCCGCCCGGCGGCCAGTTCGGGGTGGTCGAGCAGGTGCCGGGCCAGCGCCTGCCCGCCGGCCCAGACCGACGCCCAGTACGGCGGCGGCAGCGACCGCCCGGCGGCGGCCTCCATCCGGGCCCACCACAGGATGGCGTCCTCGGCCAGGTGCAGGCGTACCTCGGGCACGAACGGCGTGTCGACCAGGCGCAGGCGGTCCGGGCCCGCGCCGGGCGCCGCGATCTCCTGCTCCAGGTCGGCCAGAGCCGTCTGCGTGCTCATCGGGGCAAGCATGCCGCGCCGCGCCGGACGCCGGGGTCATTTTCCCGGCGTGGCACGTATTCACGGGCGCGCCGCGCGCTTCCGGCAGCGGATTGCGGCCCGGACGGTTACTGTCAGGGTGGTACAG
This genomic window contains:
- a CDS encoding class I SAM-dependent methyltransferase; translation: MSTQTALADLEQEIAAPGAGPDRLRLVDTPFVPEVRLHLAEDAILWWARMEAAAGRSLPPPYWASVWAGGQALARHLLDHPELAAGRRVLDLAAGSGLVAIAAALAGADEVVANDIDPYAVAAVTVNARANRVRVAADSDDLLDGVADADLLVAGDALYDAGLAARVLPYLRRCADHGVEVLVGDPDRGHLPPDGLELVASYPVPTTEPSVDSPVRRVQVLRPR